A window of the Brassica napus cultivar Da-Ae chromosome C5, Da-Ae, whole genome shotgun sequence genome harbors these coding sequences:
- the LOC106398358 gene encoding uncharacterized protein LOC106398358, whose amino-acid sequence MASPMSTIKVAVVSTVIIAMSLFVMFCVPTAVDFSLSRFPILWSSFLSWLKPPYLFVIINVIIITTIVTSSKYFQSTGVNRDCEVKDVDMDGHFGATFPQPIVVTDVDRSEVVCEEKEEEITGLNNGGDEFVMLTWKLNKVPTTITDESETKKALVSARLSHRKPVKVTSKDNKRKLASRVGETKVGREHVEDDGNGGT is encoded by the coding sequence ATGGCTTCGCCAATGAGTACGATCAAGGTGGCGGTTGTCTCCACGGTAATCATCGCTATGTCTCTGTTTGTAATGTTTTGTGTTCCTACCGCAGTAGATTTCTCCTTATCTCGGTTCCCAATCCTTTGGAGTTCATTTCTCTCGTGGCTGAAACCACCTTACCTCTTCGTCATCATCAATGTCATAATCATTACAACGATTGTAACTTCTTCCAAGTACTTCCAGAGCACCGGTGTCAACCGAGATTGTGAGGTGAAGGACGTTGATATGGATGGTCATTTCGGGGCCACGTTTCCACAGCCGATCGTCGTCACGGATGTGGATAGATCAGAGGTTGTAtgtgaagagaaggaagaggagaTTACAGGACTGAACAACGGTGGAGATGAGTTTGTGATGTTGACATGGAAGTTGAATAAAGTGCCTACGACGATAACGGACGAGTCAGAGACTAAGAAAGCGCTGGTTTCGGCAAGATTAAGCCACCGTAAACCGGTCAAAGTGACttcaaaagataacaaaaggAAGTTGGCGTCGAGGGTTGGTGAAACCAAAGTGGGACGAGAACACGTGGAAGATGATGGTAACGGAGGAACTTGA
- the LOC106397441 gene encoding ribosomal RNA-processing protein 17 yields the protein MNVDDDGAAGALAPPTRGRHIGKRALKNKSVTVSFDEKDLKDFVTGFHKRKKKRRKEAQKQQEESFRRKRIEARKKRKLEEMMVAGNAEETEEGEAEEEDAENKEAEPDALTSGTTMYDTGELKVTVTTSEISREEDEPVRREKTQSTESGSTAKASTSQPAPLRKSKPAKQNRRHKSSTKTMKKRDKKKQARGIKSTR from the exons ATGAACGTTGACGATGACGGTGCGGCTGGGGCACTGGCTCCGCCGACGAGAGGTAGGCATATCGGGAAGAGAGCTCTAAAGAACAAAAGCGTCACCGTCTCTTTCGATGAGAAAGATCTCAA GGATTTTGTGACTGGGTTTcacaagaggaagaagaaaaggagaaagGAAGCTCAGAAGCAGCAGGAGGAGTCTTTTAGGCGGAAACGTATCGAGGCTCGTAAGAAG AGGAAATTGGAAGAGATGATGGTCGCTGGTAATGCTGAGGAAACTGAAGAGGGAGAAGCTGAGGAGGAGGATGCAGAGAATAAAGAGGCAGAGCCTGATGCTTTAACTTCTG GAACGACAATGTATGATACAGGGGAGCTGAAAGTTACTGTGACAACAAGCGAGATATCTCGTGAAGAGGATGAGCCTGTTCGCAGGGAAAAGACCCAATCAACAGAATCTGGTTCAACTGCCAAAGCTTCCACATCACAGCCGGCGCCTTTGAGGAAGTCCAAACCCGCTAAGCAGAACCGGAGACACAAGTCTAGCACCAAAACTATGAAGAAAAGGGATAAGAAGAAACAAGCAAGAGGGATCAAGAGTACGCGCTAG
- the LOC106400234 gene encoding syntaxin-125 — protein MNDLFSNSFKRNQAQMSDVEAGQETMNLDKFFEDVENVKDDMKGVETLYKKLQDSNEECQTVHNAKKVKELRAKMDADVGQVLKRVKIIKQKLEALEKANANSRNVPGCGPGSSTDRTRSSVVSGLGKKLKDLMDSFQSLRARMNDEYKETVERRYFTITGEKADEQTIDNLIASGESENFLQKAIQEQGRGEIMDTISEIQERHDAVKEIEKNLLELHQVFLDMAALVEAQGQQLNNIESHVAKASSFVRRGTDQLQDAREYQKSSRKWTCYAIILFIVVFILLLIPAMPHIMLMLK, from the exons ATGAATGACTTATTCTCAAATTCATTCAAGAGGAACCAGGCTCAAATGAGCGATGTCGAGGCAGGTCAAGAAACGATGAACCTGGACAAATTCTTCGAGGACGTCGAGAATGTGAAGGATGACATGAAAGGAGTGGAGACTCTTTATAAGAAGCTTCAAGACTCGAACGAAGAATGCCAGACGGTGCACAACGCCAAGAAGGTGAAGGAGCTACGAGCTAAGATGGATGCTGACGTAGGTCAGGTCCTTAAGAGGGTCAAAATCATCAAGCAGAAGCTCGAAGCCCTAGAGAAAGCAAACGCTAATAGCCGTAATGTCCCCGGTTGTGGACCCGGTTCGTCTACGGATAGGACTCGGTCTTCTGTGGTTAGCGGTCTCGGGAAGAAGCTCAAGGACTTGATGGATAGTTTCCAGAGTCTACGTGCGCGAATGAACGATGAGTATAAGGAAACCGTAGAGCGCAG GTATTTCACAATAACAGGAGAAAAAGCGGACGAGCAAACAATTGATAACTTGATTGCAAGCGGTGAGAGTGAAAATTTTCTCCAAAAAGCGATTCAAGAGCAAGGAAGAGGTGAGATCATGGACACAATATCTGAGATCCAGGAAAGACATGATGCAGTGAAGGAGATTGAGAAGAATCTACTGGAGCTGCACCAAGTTTTCTTGGACATGGCGGCTCTAGTGGAAGCACAAGGGCAACAGCTGAACAATATAGAGAGCCATGTGGCAAAGGCTAGCTCGTTTGTGAGAAGAGGGACTGATCAGCTCCAAGATGCAAGGGAGTACCAAAAGAGCTCGAGGAAATGGACTTGTTACGCCATCATTCTCTTCATCGTTGTCTTTATCCTTCTTCTTATTCCTGCTATGCCCCATATTATGCTCATGTTGAAATGA
- the LOC106400077 gene encoding F-box protein At1g61340 produces MTLRKKGLGAVKSSSNTNRKVVGDGGLGLGLDCDKYKKGFGRKRVLIPIGKNRELEALPQDILIRVICGVEHGDLKQLFNVSKTIREATLIAKKSHFEYITPRKTLFFRDELDHLGDETEVPLKKKCRLSRISCEKKASKISVALFK; encoded by the exons ATGACGTTGAGGAAGAAGGGATTAGGTGCCGTGAAATCATCATCAAACACAAATCGAAAAGTAGTTGGTGATGGAggattagggttagggttagacTGTGATAAGTATAAGAAAGGATTTGGGAGGAAGAGGGTTTTGATTCCCATTGGCAAGAACCGAGAGCTTGAAGCTCTTCCTCAAGACATCCTG ATAAGAGTTATATGTGGAGTGGAGCATGGAGATTTAAAGCAGTTGTTTAATGTGTCAAAGACTATACGTGAAGCT ACATTGATTGCGAAGAAATCCCATTTTGAATACATAACACCAAGGAAAACTCTGTTTTTCCGGGACGAGCTTGATCATTTGGGAGATGAGACCGAAGTTCCATTGAAGAAAAAATGCCGCCTTTCCAGGATATCCTGCGAAAAGAAAGCTTCTAAAATCTCAGTAGCTCTTTTCAAATGA
- the LOC106398359 gene encoding glutathione S-transferase T2-like, with the protein MNPYSQSSGYTGLLHSQQESVLHENSPYESFHSGSSEIPQLSSQQCEAPTLPTDIPVERGKRHKWTPADDELLISAWLNTSKDAIVERKISSGQNDNDVLKVAHDIFYSDQESKFTLEHAWCVLRHEHKWLSLNTTKACGSSKRKSGETGSQLSSTSVTDHEIRPEGVKAAKAKRSNGQGKSVADYTSVWEMRQEDLARKEKLSKLAIVDTLLAKKEPLSDAEEVAKNKLLAEYI; encoded by the exons ATGAACCCGTATAGCCAGTCCTCTGGTTATACGGGCCTTCTTCACAGTCAACAGGAAAGTGTTCTCCATGAAAACTCTCCTTACGAGAGTTTTCATTCTGGATCTTCAGAAATCCCTCAATTAAGTTCTCAACAATGTGAGGCTCCAACTCTACCTACAGACATACCTGTGGAGCGTGGGAAGAGACACAAATGGACCCCAGCGGATGACGAGCTTCTAATCAGTGCCTGGTTAAACACATCTAAGGATGCTATAGTCG AGAGGAAAATTAGTAGTGGTCAGAATGATAACGATGTTCTGAAGGTGGCCCATGACATCTTCTACTCTGATCAGGAATCAAAATTTACACTTGAGCATGCTTGGTGTGTGTTGAGGCATGAACATAAATGGCTTAGCCTCAACACCACTAAAGCTTGTGGAAGTTCAAAGAGGAAAAGCGGTGAAACAGGTTCCCAACTGTCTTCCACCAGTGTTACTGACCATGAGATCCGGCCTGAAGGTGTCAAGGCTGCAAAAGCTAAAAGGAGTAATGGTCAGGGGAAGTCGGTTGCTGATTATACAAGCGTTTGGGAAATGAGGCAGGAGGATCTCGCGAGGAAAGAAAAACTCTCCAAGCTTGCCATAGTAGACACTTTACTTGCCAAAAAAGAACCACTCAGTGACGCTGAAGAAGTTGCCAAAAACAAGCTACTAGCCGAGTATATATAG
- the LOC106400782 gene encoding sugar transport protein 1-like — MAGGGFVVGDGQKTYPGKLTPFVLFTCVVAAMGGLIFGYDIGISGGVTSMPSFLRRFFPSVYRKQQEDATTNQYCQYDSPTLTLFTSSLYLAALISSLVASTVTRKFGRRLSMLFGGILFCAGALINGFAKHVWMLIVGRILLGFGIGFANQSVPLYLSEMAPYKYRGALNIGFQLSITIGILVAEVLNYFFAKIKGGWGWRLSLGGAVVPALIITLGSLVLPDTPNSMIERGKHEKAKTKLRRIRGVDDVSQEFDDLVAASKESQSIEHPWTNLLRRKYRPHLTMAIMIPFFQQLTGINVIMFYAPVLFNTIGFTTDASLMSAVVTGSVNVAATLVSIYGVDKWGRRFLFLEGGTQMLICQAVVAACIGAKFGVDGTPGELPKWYAIVVVTFICIYVAGFAWSWGPLGWLVPSEIFPLEIRSAAQSITVSVNMIFTFIIAQIFLTMLCHLKFGLFLVFAFFVIVMSIFVYIFLPETKGIPIEEMGQVWRSHWYWSRFVEDGEYGNGLEMGKSSSNQVTKHV, encoded by the exons ATGGCTGGCGGTGGATTCGTAGTCGGAGATGGCCAAAAGACTTATCCCGGCAAACTCACTCCCTTTGTTCTCTTCACTTGTGTCGTTGCTGCCATGGGTGGTCTCATCTTCGGATACGATATCGGAATCTCTG GTGGAGTGACGTCGATGCCATCTTTCCTCCGGCGTTTCTTCCCGTCGGTTTACCGTAAACAGCAAGAAGACGCGACTACAAACCAGTACTGTCAATACGATAGTCCCACGCTTACGCTGTTCACTTCGTCCCTATATTTAGCGGCGCTAATTTCGTCGCTGGTGGCTTCCACCGTGACGAGGAAGTTCGGGCGGAGGCTCTCTATGCTTTTTGGTGGCATACTCTTTTGCGCCGGAGCTCTCATCAATGGTTTTGCTAAGCACGTTTGGATGCTCATCGTTGGTCGTATCTTGCTCGGTTTTGGTATCGGTTTCGCTAATCAG TCTGTGCCACTTTACCTATCTGAAATGGCTCCATACAAATACAGAGGAGCGCTAAACATCGGCTTCCAGCTTTCAATCACAATCGGAATCCTCGTAGCCGAAGTGCTCAACTACTTCTTTGCCAAGATCAAAGGAGGCTGGGGATGGCGTCTCAGTCTCGGCGGTGCTGTGGTCCCTGCCCTGATCATCACACTCGGCTCCCTAGTCCTTCCTGACACTCCCAACTCAATGATCGAGCGAGGCAAGCACGAGAAGGCCAAAACCAAGCTCAGACGTATCCGTGGCGTCGATGACGTTAGCCAAGAGTTCGACGATTTAGTCGCAGCTAGTAAAGAGTCTCAGTCGATAGAGCACCCGTGGACGAACCTCCTCCGCCGTAAATACCGGCCGCATCTCACCATGGCCATTATGATTCCATTCTTTCAGCAGCTCACTGGGATCAATGTGATTATGTTTTACGCTCCTGTTTTGTTCAACACCATTGGTTTCACGACCGACGCTTCTCTCATGTCCGCCGTGGTCACTGGATCGGTCAACGTCGCTGCCACGCTTGTGTCGATCTACGGTGTTGACAAGTGGGGACGTAGGTTTCTCTTTCTTGAAGGCGGTACACAAATGCTTATATGCCAG GCTGTGGTTGCTGCATGCATTGGGGCCAAGTTCGGGGTAGACGGGACCCCTGGTGAGTTACCAAAGTGGTATGCTATAGTGGTTGTAACGTTTATATGCATCTATGTGGCGGGTTTCGCATGGTCATGGGGTCCTCTAGGGTGGTTAGTACCTAGTGAGATCTTCCCCTTGGAGATAAGGTCGGCCGCACAGAGTATCACGGTGTCCGTGAACATGATCTTCACGTTCATAATCGCTCAGATCTTCTTGACAATGCTTTGCCATTTGAAGTTTGGGCTGTTCCTTGTATTCGCCTTCTTCGTGATAGTGATGTCGATTTTCGTCTACATATTCTTGCCGGAGACGAAAGGGATTCCGATAGAGGAAATGGGACAAGTGTGGAGGTCACATTGGTATTGGTCAAGGTTTGTGGAGGATGGTGAGTATGGGAATGGACTTGAGATGGGCAAGAGCAGCAGCAACCAAGTAACTAAAcatgtttag